In Cupriavidus basilensis, the following proteins share a genomic window:
- a CDS encoding MFS transporter codes for MLAIFVGGGGRNSNEETKHMTSTATINASLAHTMDGKSMTFFQWRAIGLCFLINMLDSFDAMVMAFTAASVSAHWSLTGAQLGYLLSAGLVGMTVGSLFIAPWADRIGRRPLVLLCIVVAGLGRIASDYARTPTHLGLLRFVTGLGIGGILASSYVIDGEYASAGAYERSSRVGFVPACDEAGINCAPN; via the coding sequence ATGCTCGCCATCTTCGTTGGCGGCGGCGGAAGAAACTCGAACGAGGAGACAAAACACATGACATCGACTGCAACCATCAACGCATCGCTTGCCCACACCATGGATGGCAAGTCGATGACATTCTTTCAGTGGCGGGCAATTGGGCTCTGCTTCCTGATCAACATGCTTGACAGCTTCGACGCGATGGTCATGGCGTTCACCGCGGCATCCGTCAGTGCACACTGGTCCCTGACAGGGGCGCAGCTGGGCTACCTTCTCAGTGCCGGCCTGGTCGGTATGACCGTCGGATCGCTGTTTATCGCCCCGTGGGCGGACCGCATCGGCCGGCGCCCGTTGGTGCTTCTGTGCATCGTTGTCGCCGGGCTGGGGAGAATCGCTTCCGACTATGCCAGGACGCCAACGCATCTTGGCCTGCTGCGCTTCGTCACCGGACTTGGCATCGGCGGTATCCTCGCCAGCAGCTACGTGATTGATGGCGAATACGCGTCTGCCGGAGCGTACGAGCGTAGCAGCAGGGTAGGATTTGTCCCGGCCTGCGATGAGGCTGGGATCAACTGTGCCCCCAACTAA
- the gtdA gene encoding gentisate 1,2-dioxygenase: MNVEQERQRYYENLRPLNLAPLWSVLKKLVPAEPVPEAQPWCWNWEDVYPQLLRAGPLISAEEAERRVLVLENPGLPGKSQVTDTLYAGIQLILPSEVAPAHRHTQSALRFVLHGTGAYTAVDGEKTRMNRGDFIITPFWTWHDHGHEGTEPVVWLDGLDVPLVNFLRAGFRESHEEKAQPSTRVSGETAARFGSGMLPLQCDRGNATSPIFSYPYERSREALHVLAGVEAPDPHLGICLKYVNPLNGDWAMPTLGTTLRYFPRGFSTRPYRSTESLVLVCVEGRAKVTIEEGPTFSVGPNDIAAIPGWCACTIHAEEDSVFFSYSDRPVHEKLGLLREQRD, from the coding sequence ATGAACGTCGAGCAAGAGAGACAACGCTATTACGAGAATCTGCGGCCCTTGAACCTCGCACCGCTCTGGAGCGTGCTGAAGAAACTCGTGCCCGCCGAACCGGTACCGGAAGCTCAACCCTGGTGCTGGAACTGGGAGGATGTCTACCCTCAGCTGCTTCGCGCAGGACCGCTGATTTCAGCCGAAGAAGCGGAGCGCCGTGTTCTGGTGCTGGAGAACCCGGGCCTGCCCGGAAAATCACAGGTGACGGACACTCTCTACGCGGGGATCCAACTAATCTTGCCCAGCGAAGTCGCGCCTGCGCATCGCCACACGCAGTCGGCGCTACGCTTTGTCCTGCACGGAACCGGCGCATACACGGCCGTTGATGGCGAGAAGACGCGGATGAACCGGGGCGACTTCATTATTACGCCCTTCTGGACGTGGCACGACCACGGCCATGAAGGCACGGAACCAGTTGTATGGCTGGACGGGCTTGATGTGCCGCTTGTCAACTTTCTGCGGGCGGGGTTCCGCGAGAGTCATGAGGAGAAGGCACAGCCATCGACGCGAGTGAGTGGCGAAACGGCCGCCCGCTTTGGCTCAGGCATGCTGCCGCTCCAGTGCGACCGGGGCAATGCCACGTCGCCGATCTTCAGCTACCCGTACGAGCGCTCCCGCGAGGCGCTTCACGTCCTGGCCGGTGTCGAAGCGCCGGACCCCCATCTGGGCATCTGCCTTAAGTATGTGAATCCGCTGAACGGCGACTGGGCCATGCCCACGCTCGGCACGACACTACGCTATTTCCCGCGCGGGTTCTCTACCCGGCCGTATCGCTCTACCGAAAGCCTGGTCCTCGTCTGCGTTGAAGGACGCGCTAAAGTCACGATCGAGGAGGGGCCTACCTTTTCGGTGGGCCCTAACGACATTGCAGCAATTCCAGGCTGGTGTGCCTGCACTATCCACGCGGAGGAGGACTCGGTCTTCTTCAGCTATTCAGATCGGCCTGTGCACGAGAAGCTTGGCTTGCTGCGCGAGCAACGCGACTAA
- a CDS encoding fumarylacetoacetate hydrolase family protein: protein MKLCIFDDDRIGVALGQDVVDITDVFASSFRPTWPYPKYDWIINNFESVRPHIDEAIESGRRVPLASVRLRAPVANPGKIIAAPINYKDHIAEANNDPQINHGKTFTDLSTLGVFLKANSSVIGCHEDIRIPFPDRRTDHEVELAVVIGREAKKVSRENALAFVFGYCIGLDMTVRGPELPDFRKSADTFSVLGPWIVTADEIPEPNSLDLSIHVNGELRQQSNTKYLIYDVQRLIEYASAMYTLYPGDVIMTGTPAGVSPVTYGDILEASVSGIGTMTARVAAN from the coding sequence ATGAAACTCTGCATCTTTGACGACGACCGCATCGGTGTCGCCCTCGGACAGGATGTCGTCGACATTACCGATGTCTTCGCTTCGTCCTTTCGCCCAACCTGGCCTTATCCGAAGTATGACTGGATCATCAACAACTTCGAGAGCGTGCGGCCCCACATCGACGAGGCCATAGAGTCCGGGCGACGCGTTCCGCTTGCCAGTGTCCGTCTCCGCGCCCCTGTGGCCAATCCCGGAAAAATCATCGCCGCGCCGATCAACTACAAGGATCACATTGCAGAGGCCAACAACGACCCACAGATTAATCATGGGAAAACGTTCACGGACCTGAGCACGCTCGGGGTTTTCCTGAAGGCAAACAGTTCAGTCATTGGTTGTCATGAGGACATCAGGATTCCGTTCCCTGATCGCCGCACAGATCATGAAGTTGAACTGGCGGTCGTGATTGGCCGTGAAGCCAAGAAGGTGTCGCGGGAAAACGCTCTCGCTTTCGTGTTTGGGTATTGCATCGGACTTGACATGACGGTGCGCGGCCCCGAGTTGCCTGATTTCCGTAAGTCGGCGGATACGTTCTCTGTTCTCGGCCCCTGGATCGTCACAGCGGACGAGATCCCGGAGCCCAACTCCCTAGATCTGAGCATCCACGTCAACGGCGAACTGCGCCAGCAGTCGAACACCAAGTACCTGATCTATGACGTGCAACGGCTGATCGAGTACGCATCGGCGATGTACACGCTGTATCCCGGAGACGTAATCATGACAGGGACGCCCGCCGGCGTGAGCCCGGTCACTTATGGTGACATTCTGGAAGCGAGTGTTTCCGGTATCGGGACGATGACTGCGCGCGTGGCCGCAAATTAA
- the leuC gene encoding 3-isopropylmalate dehydratase large subunit has product MAKTLYDKLWDDHAVHVEEDGTTLLYIDRHLLNEVTSPQAFEGLRMSEHPVWRISANLAVSDHNVPTTNRSQGIADPVSKLQVDTLDANCDSFGITQFKMNDHRQGIVHVIGPEQGATLPGMTVVCGDSHTSTHGAFGALAHGIGTSEVEHVMATQTLLGKKTMNMLVKVEGKLPRGCTAKDIVLAIIGKIGTAGGTGNTIEFAGSAIRDLTVEGRMTVCNMAIEAGARAGLVAVDDVTLEYFKGRPYAPQGVEWDQAVGYWRTLHSDAGAKFDLVVELRAEEIRPQVTWGTSPEMVISIEDRVPDPDKEKDPNKRTAMERALEYMGLQPNVPVESINIDKVFIGSCTNSRIDDMRAAAWVVQKLGRKVASNVKLALVVPGSGLVKEQAEREGLDEVFKAAGFEWREPGCSMCLAMNADRLEPGERCASTSNRNFEGRQGAGGRTHLVSPAMAAAAAIEGHFVDVRKLL; this is encoded by the coding sequence ATGGCCAAGACGCTCTACGACAAACTTTGGGATGACCACGCTGTCCACGTCGAGGAAGACGGCACCACGCTGCTCTACATCGACCGGCACCTGCTGAATGAAGTGACCAGTCCGCAGGCGTTCGAAGGCCTGAGGATGTCGGAGCATCCGGTATGGCGCATCAGCGCGAACCTGGCGGTGTCGGACCACAACGTGCCGACCACTAACCGCAGCCAGGGTATTGCCGACCCGGTGTCGAAGCTGCAGGTCGATACGCTGGACGCCAACTGCGACAGCTTCGGCATCACCCAGTTCAAGATGAACGATCATCGCCAGGGCATCGTGCACGTGATCGGGCCGGAGCAGGGCGCCACGCTGCCCGGAATGACGGTGGTGTGTGGCGACTCGCATACCAGCACGCACGGCGCATTCGGCGCGCTGGCGCACGGCATCGGCACTTCGGAAGTCGAGCACGTGATGGCCACGCAGACCTTGCTGGGTAAGAAGACCATGAACATGCTGGTTAAGGTGGAAGGCAAGCTGCCGCGCGGCTGCACCGCCAAGGACATCGTGCTGGCCATCATCGGCAAGATTGGCACCGCGGGCGGCACCGGGAACACCATCGAGTTCGCCGGCTCGGCCATCCGCGACCTGACCGTGGAAGGCCGCATGACGGTCTGCAACATGGCCATCGAAGCCGGCGCGCGCGCCGGCCTGGTGGCGGTGGACGATGTTACGCTGGAATACTTCAAGGGCCGCCCGTATGCGCCGCAGGGCGTAGAGTGGGACCAGGCCGTGGGTTACTGGCGCACGCTGCATTCGGATGCGGGCGCCAAGTTCGACCTGGTGGTCGAGCTGCGTGCAGAAGAGATCCGCCCGCAGGTGACCTGGGGCACCTCGCCGGAAATGGTCATCAGCATCGAAGACCGCGTGCCGGATCCAGACAAGGAAAAGGACCCGAACAAGCGCACTGCGATGGAACGAGCGCTAGAGTACATGGGCCTGCAGCCCAATGTTCCGGTCGAGAGCATCAATATCGACAAGGTCTTTATCGGCTCGTGCACCAACAGTCGTATCGACGACATGCGCGCCGCCGCGTGGGTGGTGCAGAAGCTGGGTCGCAAGGTCGCGTCGAACGTGAAGCTGGCGCTGGTGGTTCCGGGCTCGGGCCTGGTCAAGGAACAGGCCGAGCGCGAAGGCCTGGACGAGGTCTTCAAGGCCGCGGGCTTCGAATGGCGCGAGCCGGGCTGCTCGATGTGCCTGGCCATGAATGCCGATCGCCTCGAGCCGGGCGAGCGCTGCGCATCGACTTCGAACCGTAACTTCGAAGGCCGCCAGGGCGCGGGTGGACGCACGCATCTGGTCAGCCCGGCGATGGCAGCTGCCGCCGCCATAGAAGGCCATTTCGTAGACGTGCGCAAGCTTCTCTAA
- the leuD gene encoding 3-isopropylmalate dehydratase small subunit — MEKFTIHRGLVAPLDRGNVDTDAIIPKQFLKSIKRTGFGPNLFDEWRYKDVGEPGMDNSKRPLNPDFVLNQPRYQGASILLARRNFGCGSSREHAPWALTQYGFHAVIAPSFADIFFNNCYKNGLLPVVLTEQQVDHLFNETNAFKGYQLTIDLDKQAVITASGQGYEFDIAPFRKYCMLNGFDDIRLTLRHADKIKVFEAERVAKMPWLKPRLAG, encoded by the coding sequence ATGGAAAAGTTCACCATACACCGCGGCCTCGTGGCCCCGCTCGACCGCGGGAACGTCGACACCGACGCCATCATCCCGAAGCAGTTCCTGAAGTCGATCAAGCGCACCGGCTTCGGCCCCAACCTGTTCGACGAGTGGCGCTACAAGGACGTCGGCGAGCCCGGTATGGACAACAGCAAGCGTCCGCTGAACCCGGACTTCGTGCTAAACCAGCCGCGCTACCAGGGCGCGTCGATCCTGCTGGCGCGCCGCAACTTCGGCTGCGGCAGTTCGCGCGAGCACGCCCCGTGGGCGCTGACGCAATACGGCTTCCACGCCGTGATCGCGCCCAGCTTTGCCGATATCTTCTTCAACAACTGCTACAAGAACGGCCTGCTGCCGGTGGTGCTGACCGAGCAGCAGGTCGACCACCTGTTCAACGAGACCAATGCCTTCAAGGGCTACCAGCTCACCATCGACTTGGACAAGCAGGCGGTGATCACGGCGTCGGGCCAGGGCTACGAGTTCGACATCGCGCCGTTCCGCAAGTACTGCATGCTCAACGGCTTCGACGATATTCGCTTGACCCTGCGCCACGCCGACAAGATCAAGGTTTTTGAGGCCGAGCGCGTGGCCAAGATGCCGTGGCTGAAGCCCCGTCTTGCCGGCTGA
- a CDS encoding transposase → MHTDDFKADAVASAAQPGISMAAETMSLGIKANLFRHWVRDAEIQQRVPAVLDVADTASRAARPIAAGFVPVQMPAAAAPSTPTGEIRVEVRRVALSVVMTWPGALAIECGSWLRDLPR, encoded by the coding sequence CTGCACACTGACGACTTCAAGGCAGATGCGGTCGCCTCTGCAGCGCAGCCGGGAATTTCGATGGCGGCTGAAACAATGTCGCTGGGCATCAAAGCAAATCTCTTTCGACACTGGGTCCGGGACGCGGAAATCCAGCAGCGCGTGCCCGCGGTGCTCGATGTAGCCGACACTGCTTCGCGCGCCGCCCGTCCGATCGCTGCTGGATTCGTACCAGTCCAAATGCCCGCAGCGGCCGCGCCGTCGACACCAACAGGAGAGATCCGTGTGGAGGTGCGCCGAGTTGCACTGAGTGTTGTGATGACCTGGCCTGGCGCACTGGCTATTGAGTGCGGCAGCTGGCTGCGAGATCTGCCGCGGTGA
- a CDS encoding oxidoreductase yields MNRKTWLITGAARGLGAHIARAALAAGDNVVATARNVETARSAFSEHTERLLVFPLDVTSASGTQAAVDASIARFGTIDVLVNNAGYGHLGIFEESSADDLQRQFETNVFGLATMTRAVLPTLRRQRSGHIINIGSVGGLVGFDLCTLYGMSKFAVEGFSVNLARDVAPLGIHVTVVEPGHFRTDFLDDSSARFSGNPIDDYEEVRSKVESAYRSFNHQQLGDPAKLGTAVVQVAHAETPPLHLLLGSDAIETVRNDLKKRLVEIEAWERLSISTDHR; encoded by the coding sequence ATGAATAGGAAAACTTGGCTGATTACGGGCGCAGCCCGTGGCTTGGGCGCTCACATTGCACGCGCTGCCCTTGCGGCAGGAGACAACGTGGTTGCCACCGCGCGGAACGTGGAGACAGCTCGTAGCGCATTCAGTGAGCACACAGAGCGACTCCTTGTTTTTCCTCTCGACGTGACCAGCGCCAGCGGGACGCAGGCTGCTGTGGACGCTTCCATTGCACGATTCGGCACGATCGATGTACTCGTGAACAATGCAGGCTATGGTCATCTCGGTATTTTCGAAGAATCTTCCGCGGATGACTTGCAACGTCAGTTTGAGACGAACGTGTTCGGACTCGCGACCATGACACGGGCGGTTCTACCGACGTTGCGTCGTCAACGCTCCGGCCACATCATCAATATTGGCTCGGTTGGCGGCTTGGTGGGTTTCGACCTGTGCACGCTCTACGGTATGTCCAAGTTCGCTGTGGAGGGTTTCAGCGTTAATCTGGCCCGTGATGTCGCGCCCCTAGGGATCCACGTCACGGTGGTTGAACCAGGACATTTCCGCACAGACTTCCTTGATGACAGTTCGGCGCGGTTTTCCGGGAACCCCATCGACGATTACGAAGAAGTCCGTAGCAAGGTCGAATCTGCCTACAGAAGCTTCAATCACCAGCAGCTTGGCGACCCCGCCAAGCTCGGGACTGCCGTCGTGCAGGTAGCACATGCAGAAACGCCGCCCCTGCACTTGCTACTTGGCTCCGATGCCATCGAGACGGTTCGGAACGATTTGAAGAAGCGCCTGGTTGAGATCGAGGCGTGGGAGCGCTTGTCGATTTCCACGGACCACCGCTGA
- a CDS encoding AraC family transcriptional regulator, whose translation MVTLLKQLAPQEGFTRSLLDGVRFMRVDRSLPRTPAFYEPGIVIVCQGRKRGYLAERVYCYDAQHYLVLAVPLPFSSETDASPEEPLLAVSVRLDMAAVADLVLELGHQGSGMLTAPEGILSTPLDAALADTTLRLLRALMSPVEAKVLGAGIVRELCFRVLVGERGGAIRSALANHGNFGRISRALRRIHREYAEPLDVALLAGEAGLSMPTFHVHFKAFARTSPIQYIKSVRLHQARLLMIRDNATAAVAAARVGYESASQFNREFKRFFGRSPREEARELRTAFSLLPPTQLEGIADTH comes from the coding sequence ATGGTGACGCTGCTGAAACAGCTCGCGCCGCAAGAAGGCTTCACTCGATCGTTGCTCGACGGGGTGCGGTTCATGCGAGTGGACAGATCTCTTCCCCGCACCCCCGCGTTCTACGAACCCGGCATTGTGATCGTCTGCCAAGGGCGTAAGCGCGGGTACTTGGCAGAACGGGTCTACTGCTATGACGCCCAACACTACTTAGTGCTAGCAGTGCCCCTGCCGTTCTCTAGCGAAACTGACGCTAGTCCGGAGGAACCGCTGCTCGCCGTTTCAGTTCGGCTGGACATGGCAGCGGTGGCAGATCTGGTCTTGGAATTGGGTCATCAGGGTTCAGGTATGCTGACCGCCCCTGAGGGAATTCTCTCTACGCCATTGGATGCAGCGTTAGCTGACACTACGCTGCGACTGTTGCGCGCACTAATGTCACCTGTCGAGGCTAAGGTGCTAGGAGCCGGAATTGTGCGCGAGCTTTGTTTCCGAGTTTTGGTCGGTGAACGAGGTGGTGCGATCCGGTCTGCATTGGCGAACCACGGTAACTTTGGGCGAATCTCTCGCGCACTTCGACGCATACACCGCGAGTACGCTGAACCGCTGGACGTTGCTCTTCTAGCCGGCGAAGCTGGCTTGAGCATGCCAACCTTTCATGTGCATTTCAAGGCTTTTGCTAGAACATCTCCAATCCAATACATCAAATCCGTAAGGCTGCATCAGGCCAGACTGCTGATGATTCGCGACAACGCCACAGCCGCAGTTGCCGCAGCGCGGGTCGGCTACGAAAGCGCTTCCCAGTTCAATAGAGAATTCAAACGATTCTTTGGACGTAGTCCAAGAGAGGAGGCTAGGGAACTGAGGACTGCTTTCTCGCTCCTACCTCCCACGCAACTGGAAGGAATAGCAGACACACATTAG
- a CDS encoding LysR family transcriptional regulator has translation MRRDEIADLAAFVAVAEERSFTKAAQRLDMAQSALSQIVRRVEERLGIRLLSRTTRSVAPTEAGERLLARLGPMMRDLDSAVGSLGELRDRPAGTIRITTVEHAAKTILMPAMKRLLGDNPDIHVEIRVDHALVDVVADQFDAGIRLGGEIAKDMVAVRLGPDIPMAIVAAPSYLSKFPAPTTPAQLTEHRIINFRLPTSGAVIGWRLMREGREIRVRGQGQLVVNTIDLLVDAVLDGHGLAYIHLDQVQSFLDDGRLVQILDKYTPDIPGYHLYYPNRRHPSAAFTLLVESLRYSP, from the coding sequence ATGCGACGCGATGAAATCGCCGATTTGGCTGCCTTCGTGGCTGTTGCTGAGGAGCGCAGCTTCACGAAGGCGGCCCAGCGCCTCGACATGGCTCAGTCGGCGCTGAGCCAGATCGTGCGTCGGGTGGAAGAGCGCTTGGGGATCAGGCTGCTTTCGCGCACGACGCGTAGCGTCGCACCTACCGAGGCGGGCGAGCGCCTACTTGCAAGGCTTGGCCCGATGATGCGCGACCTGGACTCCGCGGTCGGGTCATTGGGTGAACTGCGCGACCGACCCGCCGGCACGATCCGGATCACGACGGTCGAGCATGCGGCCAAGACGATTCTCATGCCGGCGATGAAGCGCCTTCTTGGCGACAACCCTGACATACACGTGGAGATCAGGGTCGATCACGCATTGGTCGACGTGGTTGCAGATCAGTTCGACGCTGGCATCCGCTTGGGCGGCGAGATTGCCAAGGACATGGTGGCGGTAAGACTGGGACCGGACATTCCGATGGCGATAGTTGCCGCACCCTCATACCTGTCGAAATTTCCTGCTCCAACCACTCCCGCGCAGTTGACCGAGCATCGGATCATCAACTTCCGACTGCCAACATCCGGTGCGGTCATTGGGTGGCGTCTGATGCGGGAGGGGCGGGAGATTAGAGTGCGAGGTCAAGGGCAACTGGTTGTGAACACGATCGACCTTCTCGTCGATGCGGTGCTCGACGGTCATGGCTTGGCATACATCCACTTGGACCAAGTCCAGTCGTTTCTAGACGATGGACGTCTTGTGCAAATTCTCGACAAGTACACGCCTGATATACCGGGCTATCACCTTTACTATCCAAACCGTCGGCACCCCTCTGCCGCATTTACCCTGCTCGTAGAGTCTCTCCGCTATTCGCCGTAG
- a CDS encoding NADH-dependent flavin oxidoreductase yields MRSSPLFEKFSFGNGVTLRNRAVMTPMTTWSANPDGTVSDQELVYVEARAKDVGMVITGCTHVSPEGIGFTNEFAAYDDRFIPSLRRLAQAAKSGGAPAILQIFHAGTKAVPELVPNGRVVGPSTIQVPAGLFNAGGNISSELTHDEIEIIIRAFADATRRAIEAGFDGVELHGAHGFLIQDFFSPLANQRNDQWGGTLEGRLRFPLSVVHAVLQVIKEHAGRPFLLGYRVSPEEPAEGGLRISDTNLLIDRLIEAGVDYIHASLYDVLNGMPSDGSAGKTTAQLLIEHVAWRVPLIAAGGMKTPTQAEAALNSGLSLTAIGQGLIMNPNWVALAKSDRAEEIVTALDPASAPSLTIPDKLWAVIQAAHGWFPIRERQPA; encoded by the coding sequence ATGCGCTCTTCACCTCTTTTCGAAAAATTCAGCTTTGGAAATGGCGTCACACTCCGCAATCGCGCAGTGATGACGCCGATGACAACCTGGTCCGCCAATCCAGATGGGACAGTGTCGGATCAGGAGCTCGTCTACGTTGAGGCGCGGGCCAAGGACGTCGGGATGGTGATCACTGGGTGTACGCACGTCTCGCCGGAGGGGATCGGCTTCACAAACGAATTCGCCGCCTACGACGATCGCTTTATCCCAAGCCTGCGCAGGCTCGCGCAAGCAGCAAAGAGTGGGGGTGCCCCCGCCATTCTCCAGATCTTCCATGCCGGCACCAAAGCGGTGCCCGAACTTGTGCCAAACGGTCGAGTCGTCGGCCCGAGCACGATTCAGGTGCCTGCTGGCTTGTTCAACGCCGGCGGAAACATCTCCTCCGAGCTGACCCACGACGAGATCGAAATCATCATCAGGGCGTTTGCTGATGCGACTCGACGCGCGATTGAGGCCGGCTTCGACGGCGTCGAGCTACATGGCGCGCACGGATTCCTCATCCAGGACTTCTTTTCGCCGCTCGCAAATCAGCGCAATGATCAATGGGGTGGCACATTGGAGGGCCGACTGCGCTTTCCGCTGTCCGTTGTTCATGCCGTTCTACAGGTCATCAAAGAGCATGCTGGCCGGCCGTTTCTGCTGGGCTATCGTGTTTCCCCGGAAGAGCCCGCCGAGGGTGGGTTGCGCATTTCTGATACAAACCTGCTGATTGATCGGCTAATCGAGGCTGGCGTTGATTACATCCATGCGTCGCTGTACGACGTACTAAATGGTATGCCGTCCGACGGCAGTGCAGGAAAGACTACTGCGCAACTTCTCATAGAGCATGTGGCCTGGCGGGTTCCCTTGATCGCGGCGGGCGGCATGAAAACGCCAACACAGGCAGAGGCGGCGCTGAATAGCGGCCTTTCCTTAACCGCCATCGGTCAAGGGCTTATCATGAACCCGAACTGGGTCGCGCTCGCCAAGAGCGACCGTGCGGAAGAGATAGTGACCGCCCTCGACCCCGCGTCGGCGCCAAGCCTGACCATCCCGGACAAGCTCTGGGCCGTCATCCAAGCTGCTCACGGCTGGTTCCCGATACGGGAGCGCCAGCCGGCATGA
- a CDS encoding YybH family protein — protein sequence MSEAFNEELVAIEARAVDYLTAFNRADAAAVVATYADDGVLMAPGRPAAVGKDELAIVYPKVFETVGFAMAYEIKEVVQISADWGFVRSATEGTETNKATGVVMPAAYQELFLLRKSATGTWQIARYCTSKISPAG from the coding sequence ATGAGCGAAGCATTTAACGAAGAATTGGTCGCGATTGAAGCGAGAGCAGTCGACTACTTGACCGCCTTCAACCGCGCTGATGCCGCCGCCGTGGTAGCGACATACGCTGATGACGGCGTGCTGATGGCCCCCGGCAGGCCGGCAGCGGTGGGCAAGGACGAACTGGCCATAGTCTATCCGAAAGTCTTCGAAACCGTCGGTTTCGCCATGGCCTATGAAATAAAGGAGGTTGTGCAAATCAGCGCCGACTGGGGTTTCGTGCGGAGCGCCACCGAGGGCACCGAAACCAACAAGGCGACCGGCGTCGTCATGCCCGCGGCGTATCAGGAACTGTTCCTGCTACGTAAGTCGGCCACCGGAACGTGGCAGATTGCACGATACTGCACGTCTAAGATCAGCCCTGCCGGCTGA
- a CDS encoding IS3 family transposase, with protein sequence MPTTLGQRWSMDFVHDQLSNGQAFRVLTVVDNWSRESPLLEVGFRLTGASVVEALSRVGRVTRLPACITVDHGTEFTSRALDAWAWENHVQPDFTRPGKPTDNGLCESFNGRFRDECLNKHEFTSLDHTKQIIEAWRRDHNHQRPHGSLGKLTPSEYAMAHKVRSSEMTEL encoded by the coding sequence ATGCCGACGACACTTGGCCAGCGCTGGAGCATGGATTTTGTCCACGATCAGTTGTCTAATGGGCAGGCGTTTCGGGTGCTGACCGTGGTCGACAATTGGAGTCGCGAGAGCCCGCTGCTTGAGGTGGGATTCCGATTAACGGGCGCCAGCGTCGTCGAGGCCCTCAGCCGGGTCGGAAGGGTGACCCGACTGCCAGCGTGCATCACGGTAGATCATGGCACCGAATTCACCTCCAGAGCGCTCGATGCCTGGGCTTGGGAGAACCATGTGCAACCGGACTTCACACGCCCCGGAAAGCCAACCGACAACGGGCTTTGCGAGTCATTCAATGGACGGTTTCGCGACGAATGCCTGAACAAGCATGAGTTCACATCGTTGGACCACACGAAGCAGATCATTGAAGCCTGGCGGCGTGATCACAATCATCAACGACCGCACGGCTCGCTCGGCAAACTGACCCCGAGCGAGTACGCCATGGCCCACAAGGTCAGATCGTCAGAAATGACCGAGCTCTAG
- a CDS encoding cupin domain-containing protein, whose amino-acid sequence MSEILQDVSIADYDAIRDVDELVRAIDSRDCTPGWVQRSEPLMWATPRSRFVPAHWRYAEMRSALVAAGRVIGTDLAERRNFILRNPIPGNDFATTRTLVGAYQSILPGEKARSHRHSSHALRVIIESHGSYSVVNGKRHPMESGDIVLTPGGYWHGHGHDGDEQAFWFDCLDLPLVHLLEPMTVQEHPLQWEADVEEVIESPMRLSWSGTLSKLAQCVDEDRHFGNTVDLTSEQMSTITIKVHEWTAGWKNDPYRQRTNTIYVVLRGNGRSVIGDSHFEWGFGDVIAVPMNVRVAHAVDQNAILVALSDEGLMKHCGYYALEDCE is encoded by the coding sequence GTGTCTGAAATCCTGCAAGACGTCTCTATTGCTGACTACGATGCGATCCGCGACGTTGATGAACTCGTACGAGCAATCGATTCCCGCGATTGCACCCCAGGCTGGGTTCAGCGTTCTGAACCTTTGATGTGGGCTACGCCGCGATCACGCTTCGTGCCAGCCCATTGGCGCTATGCGGAGATGCGGTCGGCCCTGGTCGCCGCCGGACGTGTGATAGGCACGGATCTCGCCGAGCGGCGCAATTTTATCTTGCGCAACCCGATCCCCGGCAATGACTTTGCCACCACCCGGACGCTGGTTGGGGCGTATCAGTCGATACTGCCTGGTGAGAAGGCCCGTTCACACCGGCACTCCTCACACGCGCTGCGGGTGATCATTGAATCCCACGGATCCTATTCGGTTGTAAACGGCAAGCGGCACCCGATGGAAAGCGGCGATATAGTCCTGACGCCTGGTGGGTATTGGCACGGGCATGGCCACGATGGCGACGAGCAGGCATTCTGGTTCGACTGTCTCGACCTGCCACTCGTGCACCTGCTCGAACCGATGACTGTCCAGGAGCATCCGCTTCAGTGGGAGGCGGATGTTGAAGAGGTGATCGAATCGCCAATGCGCCTGAGTTGGTCGGGCACGCTCAGCAAACTTGCGCAATGTGTGGACGAGGACCGTCACTTTGGCAACACGGTCGACCTGACGTCCGAGCAAATGTCGACGATCACGATCAAGGTCCACGAATGGACTGCGGGCTGGAAGAACGATCCCTATCGGCAGCGCACAAATACGATCTATGTCGTCCTGCGCGGCAATGGCCGCAGTGTCATCGGCGATTCGCACTTCGAGTGGGGCTTTGGCGACGTGATCGCCGTGCCGATGAATGTGAGGGTGGCGCACGCCGTGGACCAGAACGCGATTCTGGTCGCGCTGTCGGATGAAGGCTTAATGAAGCACTGCGGATACTACGCGCTGGAAGACTGTGAGTGA